From the genome of Streptomyces sp. NBC_01260, one region includes:
- a CDS encoding polyprenyl synthetase — MTRETDRWKGLDGQAVLLMAGLTDLAVSTLGSALGTVRGLLRRSDAAELAAEAERDLTARGRLVLDRYTAVPPAHLEILARRALARQVGR, encoded by the coding sequence ATGACGCGGGAAACGGACCGGTGGAAGGGCCTGGACGGCCAGGCGGTACTGCTGATGGCAGGGCTGACCGATCTGGCCGTGAGCACGCTGGGTTCTGCCCTGGGGACGGTGCGGGGACTGCTGCGCCGCTCGGATGCCGCGGAGCTGGCTGCGGAGGCCGAGCGCGACCTCACGGCGCGCGGGCGTCTGGTGCTGGACCGGTACACGGCCGTGCCCCCGGCGCACCTGGAGATTCTGGCCCGGCGCGCCCTGGCTCGGCAGGTCGGACGATGA
- a CDS encoding polyprenyl synthetase family protein: MTSDQWEPAAFKTRVDEILHRFVAEEADRFAAIDPLLDPVAEQLEAVVADGKRLRAAFCYWGWRAVGQPDNDALVRAAASLELVHAAAVVHDDLIDDSPLRHGRPTAHIALRGAVRRRPRADAAARSLAMLVGDLLMALAGQLFATSGLPAAYLARARPLWSVMARELIAGECLEILRTGAGPDTAASLKVIRYKTAKYTVEQPLLIGGALAGAGTRLREGYSAYGLPLGEAFQLRDDLLGLFGDPELTGKAGADDVRGHRPTALLAETWRLAADDERERLRALMGRRNPGAAELEAVREVMRGLRAPTRIEDMINARVGEALDALNEFDVPTHAVAALTALTQSAALRLS, translated from the coding sequence ATGACGTCCGACCAGTGGGAGCCGGCCGCGTTCAAAACCCGCGTCGACGAGATCCTGCACCGCTTCGTCGCCGAGGAGGCAGACCGGTTCGCGGCGATCGATCCGCTCCTGGACCCGGTCGCCGAGCAACTGGAGGCGGTGGTCGCGGACGGCAAGCGGCTGCGTGCGGCTTTCTGCTACTGGGGCTGGCGGGCGGTGGGGCAGCCGGACAACGACGCGCTGGTGCGGGCGGCGGCCTCCCTGGAGCTGGTGCATGCCGCTGCGGTCGTGCACGACGACCTCATCGACGACAGCCCGTTGCGGCACGGGCGGCCCACCGCGCACATCGCCCTGCGCGGTGCCGTACGCCGTCGCCCGCGCGCCGACGCCGCGGCCAGGTCGCTGGCGATGCTGGTGGGAGACCTGCTCATGGCGCTGGCCGGGCAGCTCTTCGCCACCAGCGGTCTTCCCGCCGCGTATCTGGCCCGGGCCCGCCCGTTGTGGTCGGTGATGGCCCGCGAGCTGATCGCGGGCGAGTGCCTGGAGATCCTCCGTACCGGAGCCGGTCCGGACACCGCGGCGTCGCTGAAGGTGATCCGCTACAAGACAGCCAAGTACACCGTGGAACAGCCCCTGCTCATCGGCGGGGCCCTGGCAGGGGCCGGGACGCGGCTGCGCGAGGGCTACAGCGCGTACGGACTGCCGCTGGGCGAGGCGTTCCAGCTGCGGGACGACCTGCTCGGCCTGTTCGGAGACCCGGAGCTGACCGGCAAGGCCGGCGCCGACGACGTGCGCGGACACCGGCCCACGGCCTTGCTGGCAGAGACCTGGCGCCTCGCCGCCGACGACGAGCGGGAGCGGCTGCGTGCCCTCATGGGCCGACGCAACCCGGGCGCAGCGGAGTTGGAGGCGGTCCGCGAGGTGATGCGCGGGCTCAGGGCGCCCACCCGCATCGAGGACATGATCAACGCACGGGTCGGGGAAGCGCTCGATGCCCTGAACGAGTTCGATGTGCCGACGCACGCCGTCGCCGCCCTGACCGCACTGACGCAGTCTGCGGCGCTCCGCCTGTCCTGA
- a CDS encoding oxygenase MpaB family protein, producing the protein MTYTEASMDVLRQGGDELADATVAALFERGEVGTFNTLMRYVSTAGAPLPDRLPDVAREYLEATRVPPAWVDWEEMEKARLFFIDNNVHISTALSFASMPACYVVPHVAKLLSTTHGLKYPSKRMAETGQFTVYLMQPDAFEAGGRFVPAAQKVRLLHASIRHHLTRENRWDTEVLGTPICQEDMIGGQMFFSMLVLDSLHRLGIHMSVEGAEAYYYAWRVVGAMLGVDQDAVPETLDEARQYLDLYMVRHMGPSEEGVLLTGQLIDLYEEVVPGTLLDPIVSALIRYLVGDTCADWLAVPRTPWGTVVKTLPHLLGVLETIEDRSPLGAWALDRLGHLTSVLELSSLTRGRVMHYAIPEQLKKEYGISGTVPRTRRWTPPAATVSS; encoded by the coding sequence ATGACCTACACCGAGGCATCGATGGACGTCCTGCGCCAGGGCGGTGACGAACTCGCCGACGCCACCGTCGCCGCACTCTTCGAACGCGGGGAGGTGGGCACGTTCAACACCTTGATGCGCTACGTCTCCACCGCCGGTGCTCCTCTGCCGGACAGGTTGCCCGACGTCGCGCGCGAGTACCTGGAGGCCACCCGTGTCCCACCGGCCTGGGTGGACTGGGAGGAGATGGAGAAGGCCCGGCTGTTCTTCATCGACAACAACGTGCACATCTCCACCGCACTGTCCTTCGCCTCCATGCCCGCCTGCTACGTCGTCCCCCATGTGGCGAAGCTGCTGTCGACCACGCACGGGCTGAAGTACCCCTCCAAACGGATGGCGGAGACCGGGCAGTTCACCGTCTACCTGATGCAGCCCGACGCCTTCGAGGCCGGCGGCCGCTTCGTCCCGGCAGCCCAGAAGGTCCGCCTCCTGCACGCCTCCATCCGTCATCACCTCACACGCGAGAACCGGTGGGACACCGAGGTGCTCGGAACTCCGATCTGTCAGGAGGACATGATCGGCGGGCAGATGTTCTTCTCGATGCTCGTGCTGGACAGCCTGCACCGGCTGGGCATCCACATGTCGGTGGAAGGCGCGGAAGCCTACTACTACGCCTGGCGTGTTGTCGGTGCCATGCTCGGCGTCGACCAGGACGCCGTCCCCGAGACCCTGGACGAGGCCCGCCAGTATCTCGACCTGTACATGGTCCGGCACATGGGGCCTTCCGAGGAGGGCGTGCTCCTGACCGGGCAGCTCATTGACCTCTACGAGGAGGTGGTGCCCGGGACCCTTCTCGATCCGATCGTCTCCGCTCTCATCCGCTACCTCGTCGGCGACACCTGCGCCGACTGGCTCGCGGTGCCCCGCACCCCGTGGGGCACCGTAGTCAAGACCCTGCCCCATCTCCTCGGCGTGCTGGAGACCATCGAGGACCGCTCCCCGCTCGGCGCCTGGGCGCTGGACCGCCTCGGTCACCTCACCTCCGTCCTCGAGCTGTCCTCCCTCACCCGCGGACGTGTCATGCACTACGCCATCCCGGAGCAGCTCAAGAAGGAGTACGGCATCTCCGGCACGGTGCCCCGTACTCGCCGGTGGACCCCGCCGGCCGCCACAGTCAGTTCCTGA
- a CDS encoding 50S ribosomal protein bL37: protein MSSKRRRKKKARRKNGANHGKRPQT, encoded by the coding sequence ATGTCCTCGAAGCGACGTCGCAAGAAGAAGGCCCGCCGCAAGAACGGCGCAAACCACGGCAAGCGTCCCCAGACCTGA
- a CDS encoding dipeptide epimerase gives MKTVLRTVRLELAEPLRISRSTMSARDALWLAVEHDGAVGHGEAVTSAFYRLDTETLERLLTAVGRDLGRFADPESALEALWAGEPAGDGAPPAVTAATEAALLDLVGKRAGSPVHRLLGAGRPPLAATARTIGITSLTHAAAQARRLASSGFEVIKVKAGSADPEDDVERVRVIRDIAPRARILLDPNGAWTTSQAEALLPRFADLGVEAVEQPLAPGDPEALGALAERSPLPVIADEDAVGLEDVRRLAGRVQGVNVKLAKCGGVRAALRIAEAIDGSGTELMLGCLTASSLGLAPAVHLAGRARWTDLDGHLLLARDPWTGIGGEDGVVRTSGLPGLGVQEVVPYEDVA, from the coding sequence GTGAAGACCGTCCTGCGCACCGTACGCCTCGAACTCGCCGAGCCGCTGCGCATCTCCCGCTCCACCATGTCCGCCCGTGACGCCCTGTGGCTGGCCGTCGAACACGACGGCGCCGTCGGCCACGGCGAGGCCGTCACCAGCGCCTTCTACCGGCTCGACACCGAGACGCTGGAGCGGCTCCTCACCGCCGTCGGCAGGGACCTCGGCCGCTTCGCCGATCCCGAGAGCGCCCTGGAGGCGCTGTGGGCGGGCGAGCCGGCCGGTGACGGCGCTCCCCCGGCCGTGACCGCCGCCACCGAGGCCGCGCTGCTCGACCTCGTCGGCAAACGGGCGGGCAGCCCCGTCCACCGTCTGCTCGGCGCCGGGCGCCCTCCGCTCGCGGCCACCGCCCGCACCATCGGCATCACCTCCCTCACCCACGCGGCGGCTCAGGCCCGCCGTCTGGCGTCGAGCGGATTCGAGGTCATCAAGGTCAAGGCGGGCAGCGCCGACCCGGAGGACGACGTGGAGCGCGTACGCGTCATCCGCGACATCGCTCCCCGGGCCCGGATCCTGCTGGACCCCAACGGCGCCTGGACTACGTCACAGGCCGAGGCGCTGCTGCCCCGGTTCGCCGACCTCGGCGTCGAGGCCGTCGAACAACCCCTCGCGCCCGGTGACCCCGAGGCGCTGGGCGCACTGGCGGAGCGCTCACCGCTGCCGGTCATCGCCGACGAGGACGCCGTCGGCCTGGAGGACGTGCGCCGCCTGGCCGGACGCGTCCAGGGCGTCAACGTCAAGCTCGCCAAGTGCGGCGGGGTGCGTGCCGCCCTGCGCATCGCCGAGGCGATCGACGGCAGCGGCACGGAGCTGATGCTGGGCTGCCTCACCGCCAGCAGCCTGGGCCTCGCGCCTGCCGTGCACCTGGCCGGCAGGGCCCGCTGGACCGACCTCGACGGACACCTGCTGCTCGCCCGCGACCCGTGGACCGGCATCGGCGGCGAGGACGGCGTCGTACGCACAAGCGGCCTTCCCGGCCTGGGGGTTCAGGAGGTGGTGCCGTATGAGGACGTGGCGTGA
- a CDS encoding PLP-dependent cysteine synthase family protein produces MTTTAVRSTARPELLTLLGRTPLVRVTADLPGPHPGFWAKLEGLAAGGMKARAAVSMLLGAHERGELLPGAPVVESTSGTLGIGLAFAGQALGHPVALVGDSELEPCIRQLLRAHGVRLEIVDRPASRGGWQAARLDRVRELLTVLPGAYWPDQYNNPDNQAGYASLAAELIARLDHLDVLVCSVGTGGHSAGIIGPLRRRWPALRLIGVDATGSTIFGQPVRPRLMRGLGSSIHPRNVAYDAFDEVHWVGPAEAVDSCRRLARGSFVSGGWSTGAAARVAAWAARVDPGAVVATVFPDGPHRYLGTVYDDDFTVAHGLDPATAAAHPVQIPHARAAEATGWVRCTRVSDPLRAAPRPERTP; encoded by the coding sequence ATGACCACGACGGCTGTGCGCTCCACGGCCCGCCCGGAACTGCTCACCCTGCTCGGCCGCACCCCCCTGGTCCGCGTCACCGCCGACCTGCCCGGCCCGCACCCCGGCTTCTGGGCCAAGCTCGAAGGGCTCGCGGCGGGCGGCATGAAGGCACGGGCCGCCGTGTCGATGCTGCTGGGCGCCCATGAGCGTGGTGAACTGCTCCCCGGCGCACCGGTGGTGGAGTCCACCTCCGGCACGCTCGGCATCGGGCTCGCGTTCGCGGGCCAAGCCCTCGGCCATCCCGTCGCACTGGTCGGCGACAGCGAACTGGAGCCTTGCATAAGGCAGTTGCTACGCGCTCACGGGGTGCGGCTGGAGATCGTGGACCGTCCGGCGTCCCGGGGCGGCTGGCAGGCCGCACGGCTGGACCGGGTGCGGGAGCTGCTCACCGTCCTGCCCGGTGCGTACTGGCCGGACCAGTACAACAACCCCGACAACCAAGCCGGTTACGCCTCCCTGGCCGCCGAGCTCATCGCCCGTCTCGACCACCTGGACGTCCTGGTGTGCAGCGTCGGTACCGGCGGCCACAGCGCCGGCATCATCGGTCCGCTGCGCCGGCGCTGGCCCGCGCTGCGGCTGATCGGGGTCGACGCAACCGGTTCCACCATCTTCGGCCAGCCCGTTCGGCCGAGGCTGATGCGCGGCCTGGGCAGCAGCATCCACCCGCGCAACGTCGCCTACGACGCCTTCGACGAGGTCCACTGGGTCGGCCCGGCCGAGGCCGTGGACAGTTGCCGCCGGCTGGCCCGCGGCAGCTTCGTCAGCGGCGGCTGGAGCACGGGGGCCGCCGCCCGCGTCGCCGCCTGGGCCGCCCGTGTCGACCCCGGCGCGGTCGTCGCCACCGTCTTCCCCGACGGCCCGCACCGCTACCTCGGCACGGTCTACGACGACGACTTCACCGTGGCCCACGGCCTCGACCCCGCCACGGCGGCCGCCCACCCCGTTCAGATCCCGCACGCCCGAGCGGCCGAGGCCACCGGCTGGGTGCGCTGCACCCGCGTTTCCGATCCGCTGAGGGCCGCACCCCGTCCCGAAAGGACCCCGTGA
- a CDS encoding Rossmann-like domain-containing protein, producing MTGATRTAAVSTYTTYDELVACVRAGELGPDPASERIAVAFTTRQAVRHAGRGTGYRNEVLSLRLAGAVGSCAVEPGALPDGAVEDCVGADVARLLEHPLLPVRVAALDAYLMHVTPHTQENGARPVPLPAGTSLEKSRDRANAVVELLDLPPGATVLVVGVVNSLLEELRSRGLSYAPCDLKGGLTEWDDAVATDALAEAGRCDALLVSGMTLGNGTFEPLRQHASAYGKQLVMFAQTGSAVLPRFLGHGVSAVCAEPYPFFWLDGGLGTVHRYGPRPKDGR from the coding sequence ATGACCGGCGCGACGCGCACCGCGGCGGTCTCGACGTACACGACGTACGACGAGCTCGTGGCGTGCGTCCGCGCCGGTGAGCTGGGTCCGGATCCCGCCTCGGAGCGGATCGCCGTCGCCTTCACCACACGGCAGGCCGTACGGCACGCCGGGCGGGGCACCGGCTACCGCAACGAGGTGCTCAGCCTGCGGCTGGCCGGGGCCGTCGGTTCGTGCGCGGTCGAGCCCGGGGCGCTGCCCGACGGTGCGGTCGAGGACTGCGTGGGCGCGGACGTGGCCCGACTGCTGGAGCATCCGCTGCTCCCGGTGCGCGTGGCCGCGCTGGACGCCTATCTGATGCACGTCACTCCGCACACTCAGGAGAACGGGGCGCGGCCCGTTCCGCTGCCCGCCGGGACGTCGCTGGAGAAGTCCCGGGACCGGGCGAACGCCGTCGTCGAGCTGCTCGACCTGCCGCCCGGGGCGACCGTACTGGTCGTCGGCGTCGTCAACTCCCTTCTGGAGGAGCTGCGTTCGCGCGGTCTGAGCTATGCTCCCTGCGATCTCAAGGGCGGGCTGACCGAGTGGGACGATGCGGTCGCCACCGATGCGCTCGCCGAGGCCGGCCGCTGTGACGCCCTGCTCGTGTCCGGGATGACACTGGGCAACGGAACCTTCGAGCCGCTGCGGCAGCACGCGTCGGCGTACGGCAAGCAGTTGGTGATGTTCGCCCAGACCGGCAGCGCCGTCCTGCCCCGCTTCCTGGGTCACGGGGTGAGCGCGGTGTGCGCCGAGCCGTACCCCTTCTTCTGGCTCGACGGCGGTCTCGGCACCGTGCACCGCTATGGTCCGCGCCCGAAGGACGGCCGATGA
- a CDS encoding ATP-grasp domain-containing protein, translating into MGHLLMVESWVGSMSRLLPRAIREGGHAFTLLTRDLHHYLRSAPDGAAHPLLGARNVITADTNDTDALLPLIDRLHEVLRFDGVLTSCDYYLPTAARIAGRLGLPGPDPEAVRNACRKDGTRRVLADAGVPGPRFAVHEEWAHLARAAREIGYPLVVKPVDLCAGMYVRRVDDEAQLAAAVGALTAFPVNARGQLRDSAVLLEEMLDGPEVSVETVSHGGTVHVVGVTDKSIGGSPAFIETGHMFPAALSAADTEAAEQTALAAVKALDLTDGVVAHTEIKLTSTGPRVVEVNPRPAGNRITELVRHVTGVDLTASFVQVSLGREPDVRGGRTALRSAAIGFLVPETSGTLTSLDGDGLRDAPGVLEVRLAEPGTQVKAAGSNNEYLGHIMTGDAEGLGARDRAEVLLGELRSAMVIR; encoded by the coding sequence GTGGGTCATCTGCTGATGGTCGAGAGCTGGGTCGGGTCGATGAGCAGACTGCTGCCACGGGCGATCCGGGAGGGTGGGCACGCGTTCACGTTGCTCACCCGCGACCTGCACCACTACCTCCGCTCGGCGCCCGACGGGGCCGCGCACCCGCTGCTCGGCGCCCGCAACGTCATCACCGCCGACACCAACGACACCGACGCCCTGCTGCCGCTGATCGACCGGCTGCACGAGGTACTGCGCTTCGACGGCGTCCTCACGTCCTGCGACTACTACCTGCCCACGGCGGCCCGGATCGCCGGGCGTCTGGGCCTGCCGGGCCCGGACCCGGAGGCGGTCCGCAACGCCTGCCGCAAGGACGGCACCCGCCGGGTCCTCGCCGACGCCGGAGTGCCGGGGCCGCGCTTCGCCGTGCACGAGGAGTGGGCCCACCTCGCGCGGGCCGCGCGGGAGATCGGCTACCCGCTGGTCGTCAAGCCTGTCGACCTGTGCGCGGGGATGTACGTGCGACGCGTGGATGACGAGGCGCAACTGGCCGCCGCCGTGGGGGCGCTGACCGCGTTCCCGGTCAACGCCCGCGGGCAGCTGCGGGATTCCGCCGTCCTGCTGGAGGAGATGCTGGACGGCCCGGAGGTGAGCGTCGAGACGGTGTCGCACGGGGGCACGGTCCATGTGGTGGGGGTGACCGACAAGAGCATCGGCGGGTCGCCCGCGTTCATCGAGACCGGACACATGTTCCCGGCCGCCCTGTCGGCCGCGGACACCGAGGCCGCCGAGCAGACCGCCCTTGCCGCGGTCAAGGCACTCGACCTCACCGACGGCGTCGTGGCGCACACCGAGATCAAGCTGACCTCCACCGGTCCGCGGGTGGTCGAGGTGAATCCCCGGCCCGCCGGGAACCGCATCACCGAACTGGTCCGTCACGTGACCGGCGTCGACCTGACCGCGTCCTTCGTTCAGGTGTCCCTCGGCCGCGAGCCCGATGTACGGGGCGGCCGCACCGCGCTGCGCAGCGCGGCCATCGGCTTCCTCGTGCCGGAGACCTCGGGCACGCTCACGTCACTGGACGGTGACGGACTCCGGGACGCGCCGGGTGTGCTGGAGGTGCGACTCGCCGAGCCGGGAACGCAGGTGAAGGCGGCGGGCAGCAACAACGAGTACCTCGGACACATCATGACGGGCGATGCCGAGGGGCTGGGCGCCCGCGACCGCGCCGAGGTTCTGCTCGGTGAGCTGCGCTCCGCGATGGTGATCCGATGA
- a CDS encoding NADP-dependent oxidoreductase, translating into MKAVRFSRFGGPEVLEIVDLPDPHPGPGQVRIAVRAAGVNPSDWKKREGLMDRELPQTMGYEAAGFVDELGEGVADVAVGDRVFGFCAEGVAQAELAVLSSYAPVPPSLGFPGAAALPAAIETATRALDQLGVGGGGTLLISGASGSVGSAAVQLAVVRGARVIGTAGPANHAGLRLLGAEPVAYGEGLVERVRALAPDGVDLALDVAGSGVLPELIELAGGPGHVVTIADFAGAREHGVRFSSGDAGRALHALGAVGELIESGRFSLPVARTFPLAGVAQAHRAGEGGHVRGKLVLVVGDPAPGAE; encoded by the coding sequence ATGAAGGCAGTCCGATTCAGCCGGTTCGGAGGCCCGGAGGTCCTTGAGATCGTGGATCTCCCCGATCCGCATCCCGGTCCCGGCCAGGTCCGCATCGCGGTGCGCGCGGCCGGCGTCAACCCGAGCGACTGGAAGAAGCGCGAGGGCCTGATGGACCGGGAGCTCCCGCAGACCATGGGGTACGAGGCGGCGGGCTTCGTCGATGAGCTCGGCGAGGGCGTCGCGGATGTGGCCGTCGGCGATCGCGTGTTCGGCTTCTGTGCCGAGGGGGTGGCCCAGGCCGAGCTGGCGGTGCTGTCCTCCTATGCGCCGGTCCCGCCGTCGCTCGGCTTCCCCGGCGCTGCCGCCCTGCCGGCCGCCATTGAGACGGCCACGCGCGCGCTCGACCAGCTGGGCGTCGGGGGCGGCGGCACGCTGCTCATCAGCGGCGCCTCCGGAAGCGTCGGCAGCGCCGCGGTTCAGCTCGCCGTCGTGCGCGGTGCGCGTGTGATCGGCACCGCCGGTCCGGCGAACCACGCCGGCCTCCGCTTGCTGGGGGCCGAGCCCGTCGCCTACGGCGAGGGTCTCGTCGAGCGGGTTCGCGCGCTCGCTCCCGACGGCGTCGACCTCGCGCTCGACGTCGCCGGGAGCGGTGTACTGCCCGAGCTCATCGAGCTCGCGGGCGGCCCAGGGCACGTCGTGACGATCGCCGACTTCGCCGGTGCGCGGGAGCACGGGGTGCGGTTCAGCAGCGGGGACGCCGGCCGTGCGCTCCACGCGCTCGGCGCAGTCGGCGAGTTGATCGAGTCCGGGCGCTTCTCGCTCCCGGTCGCGCGTACCTTTCCGCTCGCCGGGGTCGCACAGGCGCACCGGGCCGGCGAGGGCGGTCACGTGCGCGGGAAGCTCGTACTGGTGGTCGGCGATCCGGCACCCGGGGCCGAGTGA
- a CDS encoding isochorismatase family protein, whose product MALPAIAPYPMPSADELPANRVEWTVDPARAVLLVHDLQNYFLSAYDRRSAPIPELLSHVAELKKEATRIGIPVIYTAQPGGQIPDERGLQQDFWGPGLPDDPYAVAIAGDVAPDEGYTVLTKWKYSGFVRTDLLERLREQGRDQIVITGVYAHIGVLMTACDAWMQDIQAFVVADAVAGFCAKDHAMALRWAAGKCAVVTSARAVFEGS is encoded by the coding sequence ATGGCCCTGCCCGCCATTGCCCCGTACCCCATGCCGAGCGCCGACGAGCTCCCCGCCAACCGGGTCGAGTGGACCGTGGACCCCGCGCGTGCGGTACTCCTCGTCCACGATCTGCAGAACTACTTCCTGTCGGCCTACGACCGGCGGTCCGCACCCATTCCCGAACTGCTGTCGCACGTGGCTGAGTTGAAGAAAGAGGCGACGCGAATCGGCATACCGGTGATCTATACCGCGCAGCCCGGCGGCCAGATTCCCGACGAGCGCGGACTGCAGCAGGACTTCTGGGGTCCGGGCCTGCCGGACGACCCGTACGCCGTCGCCATCGCGGGTGACGTCGCGCCCGACGAGGGCTACACGGTGCTCACCAAGTGGAAGTACAGCGGCTTCGTGCGCACCGACCTTCTGGAGCGGCTGCGCGAACAGGGCCGGGACCAGATCGTCATCACCGGCGTCTACGCCCACATCGGCGTCCTCATGACGGCGTGCGACGCCTGGATGCAGGACATCCAGGCCTTCGTGGTGGCCGACGCGGTGGCCGGCTTCTGCGCCAAGGACCATGCGATGGCACTGCGCTGGGCCGCCGGCAAGTGCGCCGTCGTCACCAGCGCCCGAGCCGTCTTCGAAGGGAGCTGA